A stretch of Kyrpidia spormannii DNA encodes these proteins:
- a CDS encoding GDP-mannose 4,6-dehydratase, producing MDTVLVIGWGRVHGSHVVKRLVEAVRPVVVLENESTGHRETVRAVEALTGWEIPYVPGDVGDGDGVRLIVEEHRVGAVMHFAAKSVVGESVRHPEVYFAENAARGIAFFSGVVRGRGESDRAVLHGGGVRESRGVPIPEEHPVRPINPFGASKVMLEQVLGWL from the coding sequence ATGGACACAGTATTGGTAATCGGGTGGGGCCGGGTACACGGCAGCCATGTGGTGAAGCGGTTGGTGGAGGCGGTGCGGCCGGTGGTGGTGCTGGAGAATGAGAGCACCGGGCATCGGGAAACCGTGCGTGCTGTGGAAGCGCTGACGGGGTGGGAGATTCCATACGTACCGGGGGATGTGGGCGATGGGGACGGCGTTCGCCTGATCGTCGAAGAGCACCGGGTGGGTGCGGTGATGCATTTTGCGGCGAAAAGCGTCGTGGGTGAATCCGTGCGGCACCCGGAGGTGTACTTTGCGGAAAATGCCGCGAGGGGGATCGCGTTTTTTTCGGGCGTTGTGCGAGGCCGGGGCGAGTCGGATCGTGCTGTCCTCCACGGCGGCGGTGTACGGGAATCCAGAGGGGTGCCGATTCCGGAGGAGCACCCGGTGCGGCCGATCAATCCGTTCGGTGCGTCGAAGGTGATGCTGGAGCAGGTGCTGGGTTGGCTGTAG
- a CDS encoding glycosyltransferase family 4 protein: protein MNTWSLPLRKIVIAKWLQDIAEQMGETAEYIPNGLDIEAFGMDIPPEDRDGCRVMMLYHEYDWKGSRDGLRALEMVKECQPDLHVTLFGVPSKPSGLPSWIEYFQNPPQRVLRRLYNEAAVFLATSWSEGWGLPASEAMICGAAVVATDIGGHREFAMDVETALLVPPRDPSAMANQVQRLLASPRLRIDLAYRGNRFIQRFTWQRSVDAMERCFFQSVESREAVFDEEMR from the coding sequence ATGAACACCTGGAGCCTTCCCCTTCGAAAGATCGTCATCGCAAAATGGCTGCAGGACATCGCGGAACAGATGGGCGAAACAGCCGAGTACATACCAAATGGCTTGGATATTGAGGCGTTTGGGATGGACATTCCTCCTGAAGATCGGGACGGATGCCGTGTCATGATGCTGTACCACGAGTATGACTGGAAGGGATCCCGGGATGGATTGCGGGCTCTGGAGATGGTGAAGGAATGCCAACCGGATCTTCACGTGACATTGTTCGGTGTTCCGTCGAAACCTTCGGGACTTCCCTCATGGATCGAGTATTTTCAAAATCCTCCTCAGCGAGTTCTTCGCCGATTGTACAACGAGGCGGCTGTTTTTTTGGCAACTAGTTGGAGTGAAGGATGGGGGCTTCCAGCATCGGAGGCCATGATTTGCGGAGCGGCGGTGGTAGCCACAGATATCGGGGGACACCGTGAATTTGCGATGGATGTGGAGACGGCATTGCTCGTTCCACCACGAGATCCTTCCGCCATGGCTAATCAAGTTCAAAGGCTCCTTGCCAGCCCGAGATTGCGGATTGACCTGGCATACAGAGGAAACCGGTTTATTCAGCGGTTTACTTGGCAGCGTTCGGTCGACGCAATGGAACGTTGCTTTTTTCAGAGCGTCGAATCGCGAGAGGCCGTTTTCGATGAGGAGATGAGGTGA
- a CDS encoding IS630 family transposase yields the protein MQSLYRNPPKDGRVICIDEFGPLSIQPFSGCGWYPKSRPDRLPATYRRTHGVRHLFAALDLKADKLYGHVSSSKKHQDILRFLKLLRRRYHRSERLYVVLDNFSPHKHRTVTEWAAENDVELVFTPTQASWLNRIECHFAPLRSFVLRGSHYPNHEALATAIRSYLRWRNKHSRHARLLREQKKIKVV from the coding sequence ATCCAGTCGCTCTACCGGAATCCGCCTAAAGACGGACGGGTCATCTGCATTGACGAGTTTGGACCGTTGTCCATTCAGCCGTTTTCCGGTTGCGGATGGTACCCGAAAAGTCGGCCCGATCGATTGCCGGCAACGTACCGCCGCACCCACGGGGTGAGGCACTTGTTTGCGGCTCTGGATCTGAAAGCGGATAAGCTGTACGGGCACGTCTCATCCAGCAAGAAGCACCAGGACATACTGCGTTTTCTCAAGTTGCTCCGCCGGCGGTATCACCGGTCTGAACGGCTGTACGTGGTCTTGGATAATTTTTCACCTCACAAGCATCGTACTGTGACTGAGTGGGCTGCAGAAAACGATGTAGAACTGGTTTTTACACCGACCCAGGCATCATGGTTGAACCGAATCGAATGTCATTTTGCTCCGTTGCGATCGTTTGTGTTGCGTGGGAGTCACTATCCAAATCACGAGGCGTTGGCCACAGCGATTCGGTCGTACCTGCGTTGGCGAAACAAGCACAGCCGCCATGCCAGACTTCTACGTGAGCAAAAGAAGATCAAGGTTGTCTGA
- a CDS encoding helix-turn-helix domain-containing protein: MEALKPRYRGGRPRTFTEEQRAAIIELAQIPPNTLGLPFTHWSLSKLKEEAERRGIVTSISIETIRVILEEADITYQHTKTWKASNDPEFEVKKTNPVALPESA; this comes from the coding sequence TTGGAGGCCTTAAAACCCCGGTACAGAGGCGGACGACCGCGGACCTTTACCGAAGAACAAAGAGCCGCGATCATTGAGTTGGCCCAGATCCCGCCAAACACCTTGGGTTTGCCCTTTACCCATTGGTCACTGTCCAAGCTCAAAGAGGAGGCCGAAAGGCGGGGCATCGTGACCTCCATTAGCATTGAGACTATCCGTGTCATTCTGGAGGAAGCCGACATCACCTACCAGCATACCAAGACATGGAAAGCCTCGAATGATCCTGAGTTTGAGGTAAAAAAAACGAATCCAGTCGCTCTACCGGAATCCGCCTAA
- a CDS encoding EAL domain-containing protein: METGAVRMGVRRAGRGAAEVGVDEEAVQRRELERFIRDRNMVTLFQPIIPLADGETIGFEVLNRPPLSSSFANAEAFYRYVGQSTQVFVVERSCRDMALCRFAEQVGRSETCRMPCSSSTSIPM, encoded by the coding sequence ATGGAAACAGGAGCTGTCCGCATGGGTGTGCGCCGGGCGGGAAGGGGTGCGGCGGAGGTGGGAGTTGATGAAGAGGCGGTGCAGCGTCGGGAGCTGGAGCGGTTCATCCGGGACCGCAACATGGTGACACTGTTTCAGCCCATCATCCCTCTGGCCGACGGGGAGACTATCGGGTTTGAGGTGTTGAACCGGCCGCCGCTGAGCTCGTCGTTTGCCAATGCGGAGGCATTTTACCGTTATGTCGGGCAGTCCACCCAGGTGTTCGTCGTGGAGCGCAGTTGCCGGGATATGGCCCTGTGCCGGTTTGCGGAACAGGTCGGGAGAAGTGAGACCTGCAGGATGCCCTGCTCTTCCTCAACATCCATCCCCATGTGA
- a CDS encoding EAL domain-containing protein, with protein MPAPPLTSQGFWVAVDDAGTGYNSLQTLVCLQPKFLKLDRFLVRGIADNAAARRMAALLLDYAREAGTRVIGEGIETAEEFACLLDMGVKLGQGCLIGRAARRPERWSDQAMPRGRMRLA; from the coding sequence CTGCCTGCTCCACCATTAACGTCCCAGGGCTTTTGGGTGGCGGTGGACGATGCGGGAACCGGGTACAACAGCCTCCAGACCCTCGTCTGTTTACAGCCGAAGTTTCTTAAATTGGATCGTTTCTTGGTGCGGGGCATCGCCGACAATGCGGCGGCCCGACGAATGGCGGCGCTGCTCCTGGACTACGCCCGGGAGGCGGGCACCCGGGTGATCGGTGAAGGGATCGAGACCGCCGAGGAGTTCGCCTGCCTACTGGATATGGGTGTGAAGCTTGGACAAGGGTGCCTGATCGGGCGGGCGGCCCGGCGGCCCGAGCGCTGGAGTGATCAGGCGATGCCGCGCGGTCGGATGAGATTGGCGTAA
- the rfbB gene encoding dTDP-glucose 4,6-dehydratase, with translation MKLLVTGGAGFIGSNFVHYMLNEHPTYRIVTVDALTYAGNLENLKNVEDDPRHQFVKGDICDRLLVFDLVSDGFDVIVNFAAESHVDRSILDASPFVRTNVLGTQVLLDAVREFGVSKYIQVSTDEVYGSLNGDGYFTEDTPLSPNSPYSASKASADLLVRAAHHTYGIDVNITRCSNNYGPFQFPEKLIPLTISNALENRSIPVYGDGQQVRDWLHVLDHCRAIDQVIHHGRPGEVYNIGGHNERTNLEVVKRILSLLNKPESLIQHVQDRPGHDRRYAIDATKIRRELGWAPQYGFEEGLRQTIQWYLDHQEWLQRVKSKDYMRYYERQYSRRMGFVG, from the coding sequence ATGAAACTATTGGTAACCGGAGGAGCCGGGTTTATTGGCAGTAACTTCGTTCATTATATGTTGAATGAGCACCCCACCTATCGAATCGTCACCGTGGATGCATTGACCTACGCGGGGAACCTTGAAAATCTAAAAAACGTCGAGGATGATCCGCGCCACCAGTTTGTGAAGGGCGACATATGTGACAGGTTGCTTGTATTCGATTTGGTTTCCGACGGGTTTGATGTCATAGTCAACTTTGCAGCGGAATCCCATGTCGATCGAAGCATTCTTGATGCCTCTCCCTTTGTCCGTACCAACGTCTTGGGTACACAAGTTTTGCTCGATGCCGTTCGGGAGTTTGGGGTTTCCAAATATATTCAGGTGTCTACCGATGAGGTATATGGCAGTCTCAACGGCGACGGCTATTTCACTGAAGATACGCCTTTGTCCCCAAACAGTCCCTATTCGGCGAGCAAAGCGAGTGCGGATTTACTCGTCCGCGCCGCTCATCATACATATGGGATCGATGTCAACATCACCCGTTGCTCGAACAATTACGGACCATTCCAGTTTCCAGAGAAACTCATTCCCCTTACAATTTCCAATGCCTTGGAAAATCGTTCGATACCGGTGTACGGCGATGGACAACAGGTGAGAGATTGGCTGCATGTACTGGATCACTGTCGGGCGATTGATCAGGTCATCCACCACGGTCGTCCCGGGGAGGTTTACAACATCGGGGGACATAACGAGAGGACGAACCTTGAGGTTGTCAAACGGATTCTGAGCCTGTTGAACAAGCCGGAATCACTGATCCAACATGTGCAGGACAGGCCGGGCCACGACCGCAGGTACGCCATCGACGCGACGAAAATTCGCAGGGAATTGGGTTGGGCTCCCCAATATGGGTTCGAAGAAGGGTTACGGCAGACCATTCAATGGTACTTGGACCACCAAGAGTGGCTGCAAAGGGTAAAGTCAAAAGACTATATGCGCTACTATGAACGGCAATACAGCAGGCGAATGGGGTTTGTAGGATGA